One genomic segment of Mytilus trossulus isolate FHL-02 chromosome 4, PNRI_Mtr1.1.1.hap1, whole genome shotgun sequence includes these proteins:
- the LOC134714445 gene encoding uncharacterized protein LOC134714445 → MVQKKSKRGVHSGNTLRASNSRFNRTYSRRSCLLRKSWSPTAIKDTILEDLNMDSDDVVYSLNKKGRWELPEMLKNSILTGSYKNLKSNVKLIVSHDIAKKSHTVGYYSSKGNMKKIESKKKTYFNGESVIAQSRIDDKTGTQPILQIEVVYPSPSTCSVVHNPKYVGHYIDKPENGRGRTTKARRQREKLSVGQYYDEYCDSFHDINDDESETETETELDDESASYLYKNANKEDVTNTELLEDIMIHAALMQSLCQRNNINYFSKQMIESKDRKIYEPKITADETPQIEEPTSVALTENKTMEPVFVLLPKREVERSLLKERYGKSYVECPCLPRKFLIDVSDRMKMRLKNFGSLKAEILKNWDLTSCVVFTYDEYDVNSTETHSVFRVCLNIGTNSEKFRILTMFDYYKGCVEDILHRAVAFLDMMSTDGFIENENVPSKECTSSMKFENLNNCQKIKKEVSFVTRKTLFKDIFNNSLSDNETVVELGYEYISSEYCGICFDFKAEGGKPGTALSSCGHWFCDECWIDHCRSRMNMGSVKITCPEHGCKETVAEAVLLTFINVFEVISLKRRDHDLKLQASDAKWCPNPNCCRVITVTNPEKAKDVACKCGTHICFQCLQPPHWPVPCDKARAYWKKLKLLGDDIAISTSFVDVRGKSCPKCKRFIEILGGVCSFMSCPCGAYFCWECLGTNQDGNHKWTEKCRQCIKKPLRGTTTIQVTEMDGYSNVSNRNRSGDYKKAVHHRQGRHQQKISQLRKGFRQIIFKCKNIAKRKGPLYFQMFDGTEDNISVCSDVEEKIMELLNNIVSVYIELHHMAEYCYVFIDKLIKSGIKCSQLRENVDMLGFLADRIFNILTDSGDVKDCRPLLSSLLQIQQESVNVTKNVFAFTKKFTV, encoded by the exons ATGGtgcaaaaaaaatccaaacgGGGTGTCCACTCCGGGAACACCCTCAGAGCATCCAATTCAAG GTTCAATCGTACATACAGTAGGAGATCTTGTCTTCTAAGAAAGTCATGGAGTCCAACAGCAATAAAAGACACCATTTTGGAAGATCTAAATATGGATAGTGATGATGTGGTATATTCGCTCAATAAAAAGGGAAGATGGGAACTTCCGGAAATGCTGAAAAATTCCATTTTGACAGGAAGCTACAAGAACTTGAAATCAAACGTCAAGTTAATTGTCTCTCATGACATCGCAAAGAAAAGTCATACTGTTGGGTACTATTCCTCAAAAGGAAATATGAAGAAAAtagaaagtaaaaagaaaacttatttcaacgGAGAATCAGTCATAGCTCAAAGCAGAATAGACGACAAAACTGGTACACAGCCTATCCTTCAAATTGAAGTCGTTTACCCTAGTCCATCAACATGTTCAGTAGTTCACAATCCAAAATATGTCGGGCATTATATTGATAAACCTGAAAATGGGCGTGGCCGAACAACAAAAGCCAGAAGACAAAGGGAGAAACTCAGTGTTGGTCAATACTATGACGAATATTGCGATTCATTTCATGATATTAATGACGACGAATCCGAAACGGAAACGGAAACGGAGTTAGACGATGAATCTGCTTCGTACCTGTACAAAAACGCTAATAAAGAAGACGTCACAAACACAGAATTATTAGAAGATATCATGATACATGCTGCTTTAATGCAAAGtttgtgtcaaagaaacaataTTAACTATTTTTCAAAGCAGATGATCGAATCTaaagacagaaaaatatatgaACCTAAGATTACGGCAGACGAAACGCCACAAATCGAAGAACCTACAAGTGTGGCTTTAACTGAGAATAAAACAATGGAGCCTGTTTTTGTCTTGCTTCCGAAAAGAGAAGTAGAACGTTCATTGTTGAAAGAACGATATGGCAAAAGCTATGTTGAATGTCCTTGTTTACCACGAAAGTTTCTAATCGATGTTAGCGACAGAATGAAAATGCGATTGAAAAACTTCGGATCTTTGAAAGCAGAAATCTTGAAAAATTGGGACCTGACATCCTGCGTTGTATTTACATATGATGAATATGATGTTAACAGCACAGAGACACACAGCGTATTTAGAGTATGTCTTAATATTGGAACAAACTCAGAAAAATTCAGAATTTTGACAATGTTTGACTATTACAAAGGTTGCGTAGAAGATATTTTACATAGAGCTGTGGCATTCCTAGATATGATGTCAACCGACGGatttatagaaaatgaaaacGTACCTTCCAAAGAATGTACATCCTCCATGAAATTTGAGAATTTGAACAATTGTCAGAAAATTAAGAAAGAAGTATCTTTTGTTACGAGAAAAACgctatttaaagatattttcaaCAACAGTTTGAGTGATAATGAGACAGTTGTTGAACTCGGTTATGAATATATTTCGTCAGAATATTGTGGAATTTGCTTTGATTTTAAAGCTGAAGGCGGAAAACCTGGAACAGCTCTTTCATCATGTGGCCATTGGTTCTGTGATGAATGTTGGATAGACCATTGCAGATCGCGTATGAATATGGGTTCTGTGAAAATAACATGTCCAGAACATGGATGCAAAGAAACCGTCGCTGAAGCTGtacttttaacatttataaacGTGTTCGAAGTAATTAGTTTAAAACGACGAGACCATGACCTTAAGTTACAGGCTTCTGACGCTAAATGGTGTCCAAATCCAAACTGTTGTAGGGTAATCACAGTAACTAATCCGGAAAAAGCGAAGGATGTAGCGTGTAAGTGTGGAACACACATTTGCTTCCAATGCTTACAACCACCACACTGGCCAGTTCCATGTGATAAAGCACGAGCTTACtggaaaaaattaaaactgctTGGAGACGACATTGCCATATCAACATCATTCGTAGATGTCCGTGGGAAATCGTGCCCGAAGTGTAAAAGGTTCATTGAGATTCTAGGTGGTGTCTGTAGCTTTATGAGTTGTCCATGCGGAGCTTATTTCTGCTGGGAATGTTTAGGCACGAATCAAGACGGCAACCATAAATGGACTGAAAAATGCAGACAGTGCATTAAAAAACCATTGAGAGGAACAACTACTATACAGGTTACCGAAATGGATGGTTATTCTAATGTATCAAATAGAAATAGAAGTGGAGATTACAAGAAAGCTGTTCACCATCGACAGGGTCGTCACCAACAAAAAATAAGCCAACTCAGAAAAGGTTTTCGTCAGatcatatttaaatgtaaaaacattgCCAAAAGAAAAGGACCactatattttcaaatgttcgATGGTACAGAAGATAATATTTCTGTTTGTTCAGATGTAGAAGAGAAGATCATGGAGTTACTGAACAATATAGTATCGGTCTACATAGAGCTCCATCACATGGCAGAATATTGCTAcgtttttattgataaactcaTAAAATCCGGTATTAAATGTTCACAGCTTCGAGAAAATGTTGATATGCTTGGTTTTTTAGCCGATAggatatttaacattttaacagaTTCTGGTGACGTGAAGGACTGCCGACCACTTCTCTCATCTTTATTACAAATTCAACAAGAATCAGTAAATGTCACGAAAAACGTTTTTGCGTTCACTAAAAAGTTCACAGTATAA
- the LOC134714628 gene encoding uncharacterized protein LOC134714628 isoform X1: MSKDILGTCSQVLKILSEHVSSDNEISKTLSPENENGLGTNQTNSANLTQKVGRGIATVQTVVCHSPEPVDKMPILANALNIATPFQAINPQECQKTEIFFMSADGSIKRRFLPEDLPAKRRHPAPTLMPGTGIPYRTPGQSSRNKNGKIKRPMNAFMIWARTARGKLAEETPNASNAEISVKLGELWSHLAKEEKQKYYMEAERVKARHRQDFPDWIYQPEPSTKKGVEECGTTLNHRQLWSKYNESRPKMAPSQIAPTPQGPFINFIGQQNRPILPRNVMPIQPVTMLPQGNQFVCPPGLRIVQPMQYPMYGQQFQPRNFLNGNQIPYQDVPRLQTAGIPDYNAVQNVTIIHPKPFPVQIPAPRGRPPVVTERLKAVPANLQAKIQAEAAGKTDHHPIVLESKDCNATEKNEKTNKECKKDTPETSDNGNNDKPVEDKEQKTKKAQRTRKKDNDNKKSSSKKSKKADQSNTLDTDKTTDDDSELASTTLPGSTTQLREEHPEDFWPFPFPPAEQESHVDDMFEGPIDDTIVERDPYNTYFCREKEKGEDDKLNVDVSSWQQYLRHDQQQKPSEQSEKLDTFFVEEKAEIVNCPSDFDICPIPVALTLTRQEDDNRQNDKMDTSFGNSITNAINVLGGHENEERYESNSAIEIDSENSSSDSDISSKNMVIDCNDHSDSYVNHNAISGRQVTAPMDTRPLKKRTNRYIHNMEDSNGTLGEQQISRDQSKSHSNAGKYISIQIDDCLSQLRKPIGTS, from the exons ATGTCAAAAGACATTTTAGGCACTTGTTCTCAAGTTCTCAAAATTCTTTCAGAACATGTTTCATCTGATAATGAAATCAGCAAAACTTTATCGCCGGAAAATGAAAACGGACTTGgcacaaatcaaacaaattcgGCTAATTTAACACAGAAGGTTGGAAGGGGTATTGCAACAGTTCAAACAGTTGTATGTCATTCACCCGAACCTGTAGACAAAATGCCGATACTTGCAAATGCGCTGAATATTGCGACACCATTTCAAGCCATAAATCCTCAGGAATGTCAGAAAACAGAGATTTTCTTTATGTCGGCAGATGGatctataaaaagaagatttttaccAGAAGATCTACCAGCAAAGAGAAGGCATCCTGCACCAACTCTCAtgccag GTACTGGGATACCGTATAGAACACCTGGTCAAAGTTCACGGAATAAGAATGGTAAGATTAAACGTCCAATGAATGCCTTCATGATATGGGCAAGAACAGCAAGAGGAAAGCTGGCTGAAGAAACCCCAAACGCATCAAATGCTGAAATAAGTGTCAAATTGGGAGAGTTGTGGAGTCATTTGGCAAAGGAAGAGAAGCAGAAATACTACATGGAAGCAGAAAGGGTAAAAGCAAGACATAGACAAGACTTCCCAG ATTGGATTTATCAACCAGAGCCATCAACAAAGAAAGGCGTTGAGGAATGTGGTACCACTCTCAATCACAGACAGCTATGGAGTAAATATAACGAAAGTCGACCAAAAATGGCTCCAAGTCAGATTGCACCGACACCTCAAGGACCTTTCATTAACTTTATTGGACAACAAAACAGACCAATATTACCCCGCAATGTAATGCCTATTCAACCTGTAACAATGCTACCTCAAGGTAACCAGTTTGTCTGTCCGCCAGGACTACGAATCGTTCAACCAATGCAATATCCCATGTATGGACAGCAATTCCAGCCGAGGAATTTCTTGAATG GAAATCAGATTCCTTATCAAGACGTCCCAAGATTACAAACAGCAGGAATACCCGACTACAATGCCGTACAAAATGTCACAATAATACACCCCAAGCCATTTCCAGTTCAAATACCAGCTCCAAGAGGAAGGCCGCCTGTTGTCACTGAAAGACTTAAAG CTGTCCCAGCAAACTTACAGGCAAAGATTCAAGCTGAAGCAGCAGGGAAAACAGATCATCATCCTATCGTATTGGAAAGCAAAGACTGTAATGCAACGGAAAAGaatgaaaagacaaataaagaaTGCAAGAAAGATACACCAGAAACATCTGATAATGGAAACAATGACAAGCCAGTAGAGGATAAGGAGCAAAAGACAAAGAAAGCACAAAGGACACGAAAAAAagacaatgataataaaaaatc ATCTTCAAAGAAATCAAAGAAAGCAGACCAAAGTAACACCTTAGACACAGACAAGACTACCGATGATGATTCAGAACTTGCCTCTACCACTCTTCCCGGAAGTACGACACAGCTGAGAGAGGAACATCCAGAAGACTTTTGGCCATTCCCATTCCCACCAGCAGAGCAGGAATCTCACGTGGACGATATGTTTGAGG GTCCAATCGATGATACCATAGTAGAAAGAGATCCATATAATACCTACTTCTGTAGAGAGAAGGAAAAGGGAGAAGACGATAAACTAAATGTAGATGTCTCTAG CTGGCAACAATACTTAAGACATGACCAGCAACAAAAACCTTCGGAACAATCAGAGAAGCTTGACACGTTTTTTGTTGAAGAGAAAGCTGAGATTGTTAACTGTCCTAGTGACTTTGATATTTGTCCGATACCTGTGGCTTTGACTCTCACAAGGCAGGAAGACGACAACagacaaaatgataaaatggaTACCAGTTTTGGTAACAGTATAACAAATGCCATCAACGTTCTTGGAGGACACGAAAACGAGGAACGTTATGAAAGCAATTCTGCCATTGAAATAGATTCCGAAAATAGCAGCTCCGACTCAGACATCAGTTCAAAAAATATGGTGATAGATTGTAATGATCATTCTGATAGTTATGTAAACCATAATGCAATCTCTGGGAGACAAGTCACCGCACCAATGGATACACGACCCCTTAAAAAGCGTACTAATCGGTATATACATAATATGGAGGATAGCAATGGGACATTAGGTGAACAGCAAATCTCACGAGACCAATCGAAATCTCATTCCAATGCAGGGAAATACATTTCTATTCAAATTGACGATTGTCTATCACAGTTAAGAAAACCCATTGGCACTTCGTAA
- the LOC134714628 gene encoding uncharacterized protein LOC134714628 isoform X2: MPILANALNIATPFQAINPQECQKTEIFFMSADGSIKRRFLPEDLPAKRRHPAPTLMPGTGIPYRTPGQSSRNKNGKIKRPMNAFMIWARTARGKLAEETPNASNAEISVKLGELWSHLAKEEKQKYYMEAERVKARHRQDFPDWIYQPEPSTKKGVEECGTTLNHRQLWSKYNESRPKMAPSQIAPTPQGPFINFIGQQNRPILPRNVMPIQPVTMLPQGNQFVCPPGLRIVQPMQYPMYGQQFQPRNFLNGNQIPYQDVPRLQTAGIPDYNAVQNVTIIHPKPFPVQIPAPRGRPPVVTERLKAVPANLQAKIQAEAAGKTDHHPIVLESKDCNATEKNEKTNKECKKDTPETSDNGNNDKPVEDKEQKTKKAQRTRKKDNDNKKSSSKKSKKADQSNTLDTDKTTDDDSELASTTLPGSTTQLREEHPEDFWPFPFPPAEQESHVDDMFEGPIDDTIVERDPYNTYFCREKEKGEDDKLNVDVSSWQQYLRHDQQQKPSEQSEKLDTFFVEEKAEIVNCPSDFDICPIPVALTLTRQEDDNRQNDKMDTSFGNSITNAINVLGGHENEERYESNSAIEIDSENSSSDSDISSKNMVIDCNDHSDSYVNHNAISGRQVTAPMDTRPLKKRTNRYIHNMEDSNGTLGEQQISRDQSKSHSNAGKYISIQIDDCLSQLRKPIGTS, encoded by the exons ATGCCGATACTTGCAAATGCGCTGAATATTGCGACACCATTTCAAGCCATAAATCCTCAGGAATGTCAGAAAACAGAGATTTTCTTTATGTCGGCAGATGGatctataaaaagaagatttttaccAGAAGATCTACCAGCAAAGAGAAGGCATCCTGCACCAACTCTCAtgccag GTACTGGGATACCGTATAGAACACCTGGTCAAAGTTCACGGAATAAGAATGGTAAGATTAAACGTCCAATGAATGCCTTCATGATATGGGCAAGAACAGCAAGAGGAAAGCTGGCTGAAGAAACCCCAAACGCATCAAATGCTGAAATAAGTGTCAAATTGGGAGAGTTGTGGAGTCATTTGGCAAAGGAAGAGAAGCAGAAATACTACATGGAAGCAGAAAGGGTAAAAGCAAGACATAGACAAGACTTCCCAG ATTGGATTTATCAACCAGAGCCATCAACAAAGAAAGGCGTTGAGGAATGTGGTACCACTCTCAATCACAGACAGCTATGGAGTAAATATAACGAAAGTCGACCAAAAATGGCTCCAAGTCAGATTGCACCGACACCTCAAGGACCTTTCATTAACTTTATTGGACAACAAAACAGACCAATATTACCCCGCAATGTAATGCCTATTCAACCTGTAACAATGCTACCTCAAGGTAACCAGTTTGTCTGTCCGCCAGGACTACGAATCGTTCAACCAATGCAATATCCCATGTATGGACAGCAATTCCAGCCGAGGAATTTCTTGAATG GAAATCAGATTCCTTATCAAGACGTCCCAAGATTACAAACAGCAGGAATACCCGACTACAATGCCGTACAAAATGTCACAATAATACACCCCAAGCCATTTCCAGTTCAAATACCAGCTCCAAGAGGAAGGCCGCCTGTTGTCACTGAAAGACTTAAAG CTGTCCCAGCAAACTTACAGGCAAAGATTCAAGCTGAAGCAGCAGGGAAAACAGATCATCATCCTATCGTATTGGAAAGCAAAGACTGTAATGCAACGGAAAAGaatgaaaagacaaataaagaaTGCAAGAAAGATACACCAGAAACATCTGATAATGGAAACAATGACAAGCCAGTAGAGGATAAGGAGCAAAAGACAAAGAAAGCACAAAGGACACGAAAAAAagacaatgataataaaaaatc ATCTTCAAAGAAATCAAAGAAAGCAGACCAAAGTAACACCTTAGACACAGACAAGACTACCGATGATGATTCAGAACTTGCCTCTACCACTCTTCCCGGAAGTACGACACAGCTGAGAGAGGAACATCCAGAAGACTTTTGGCCATTCCCATTCCCACCAGCAGAGCAGGAATCTCACGTGGACGATATGTTTGAGG GTCCAATCGATGATACCATAGTAGAAAGAGATCCATATAATACCTACTTCTGTAGAGAGAAGGAAAAGGGAGAAGACGATAAACTAAATGTAGATGTCTCTAG CTGGCAACAATACTTAAGACATGACCAGCAACAAAAACCTTCGGAACAATCAGAGAAGCTTGACACGTTTTTTGTTGAAGAGAAAGCTGAGATTGTTAACTGTCCTAGTGACTTTGATATTTGTCCGATACCTGTGGCTTTGACTCTCACAAGGCAGGAAGACGACAACagacaaaatgataaaatggaTACCAGTTTTGGTAACAGTATAACAAATGCCATCAACGTTCTTGGAGGACACGAAAACGAGGAACGTTATGAAAGCAATTCTGCCATTGAAATAGATTCCGAAAATAGCAGCTCCGACTCAGACATCAGTTCAAAAAATATGGTGATAGATTGTAATGATCATTCTGATAGTTATGTAAACCATAATGCAATCTCTGGGAGACAAGTCACCGCACCAATGGATACACGACCCCTTAAAAAGCGTACTAATCGGTATATACATAATATGGAGGATAGCAATGGGACATTAGGTGAACAGCAAATCTCACGAGACCAATCGAAATCTCATTCCAATGCAGGGAAATACATTTCTATTCAAATTGACGATTGTCTATCACAGTTAAGAAAACCCATTGGCACTTCGTAA
- the LOC134714628 gene encoding uncharacterized protein LOC134714628 isoform X3 yields MPGTGIPYRTPGQSSRNKNGKIKRPMNAFMIWARTARGKLAEETPNASNAEISVKLGELWSHLAKEEKQKYYMEAERVKARHRQDFPDWIYQPEPSTKKGVEECGTTLNHRQLWSKYNESRPKMAPSQIAPTPQGPFINFIGQQNRPILPRNVMPIQPVTMLPQGNQFVCPPGLRIVQPMQYPMYGQQFQPRNFLNGNQIPYQDVPRLQTAGIPDYNAVQNVTIIHPKPFPVQIPAPRGRPPVVTERLKAVPANLQAKIQAEAAGKTDHHPIVLESKDCNATEKNEKTNKECKKDTPETSDNGNNDKPVEDKEQKTKKAQRTRKKDNDNKKSSSKKSKKADQSNTLDTDKTTDDDSELASTTLPGSTTQLREEHPEDFWPFPFPPAEQESHVDDMFEGPIDDTIVERDPYNTYFCREKEKGEDDKLNVDVSSWQQYLRHDQQQKPSEQSEKLDTFFVEEKAEIVNCPSDFDICPIPVALTLTRQEDDNRQNDKMDTSFGNSITNAINVLGGHENEERYESNSAIEIDSENSSSDSDISSKNMVIDCNDHSDSYVNHNAISGRQVTAPMDTRPLKKRTNRYIHNMEDSNGTLGEQQISRDQSKSHSNAGKYISIQIDDCLSQLRKPIGTS; encoded by the exons Atgccag GTACTGGGATACCGTATAGAACACCTGGTCAAAGTTCACGGAATAAGAATGGTAAGATTAAACGTCCAATGAATGCCTTCATGATATGGGCAAGAACAGCAAGAGGAAAGCTGGCTGAAGAAACCCCAAACGCATCAAATGCTGAAATAAGTGTCAAATTGGGAGAGTTGTGGAGTCATTTGGCAAAGGAAGAGAAGCAGAAATACTACATGGAAGCAGAAAGGGTAAAAGCAAGACATAGACAAGACTTCCCAG ATTGGATTTATCAACCAGAGCCATCAACAAAGAAAGGCGTTGAGGAATGTGGTACCACTCTCAATCACAGACAGCTATGGAGTAAATATAACGAAAGTCGACCAAAAATGGCTCCAAGTCAGATTGCACCGACACCTCAAGGACCTTTCATTAACTTTATTGGACAACAAAACAGACCAATATTACCCCGCAATGTAATGCCTATTCAACCTGTAACAATGCTACCTCAAGGTAACCAGTTTGTCTGTCCGCCAGGACTACGAATCGTTCAACCAATGCAATATCCCATGTATGGACAGCAATTCCAGCCGAGGAATTTCTTGAATG GAAATCAGATTCCTTATCAAGACGTCCCAAGATTACAAACAGCAGGAATACCCGACTACAATGCCGTACAAAATGTCACAATAATACACCCCAAGCCATTTCCAGTTCAAATACCAGCTCCAAGAGGAAGGCCGCCTGTTGTCACTGAAAGACTTAAAG CTGTCCCAGCAAACTTACAGGCAAAGATTCAAGCTGAAGCAGCAGGGAAAACAGATCATCATCCTATCGTATTGGAAAGCAAAGACTGTAATGCAACGGAAAAGaatgaaaagacaaataaagaaTGCAAGAAAGATACACCAGAAACATCTGATAATGGAAACAATGACAAGCCAGTAGAGGATAAGGAGCAAAAGACAAAGAAAGCACAAAGGACACGAAAAAAagacaatgataataaaaaatc ATCTTCAAAGAAATCAAAGAAAGCAGACCAAAGTAACACCTTAGACACAGACAAGACTACCGATGATGATTCAGAACTTGCCTCTACCACTCTTCCCGGAAGTACGACACAGCTGAGAGAGGAACATCCAGAAGACTTTTGGCCATTCCCATTCCCACCAGCAGAGCAGGAATCTCACGTGGACGATATGTTTGAGG GTCCAATCGATGATACCATAGTAGAAAGAGATCCATATAATACCTACTTCTGTAGAGAGAAGGAAAAGGGAGAAGACGATAAACTAAATGTAGATGTCTCTAG CTGGCAACAATACTTAAGACATGACCAGCAACAAAAACCTTCGGAACAATCAGAGAAGCTTGACACGTTTTTTGTTGAAGAGAAAGCTGAGATTGTTAACTGTCCTAGTGACTTTGATATTTGTCCGATACCTGTGGCTTTGACTCTCACAAGGCAGGAAGACGACAACagacaaaatgataaaatggaTACCAGTTTTGGTAACAGTATAACAAATGCCATCAACGTTCTTGGAGGACACGAAAACGAGGAACGTTATGAAAGCAATTCTGCCATTGAAATAGATTCCGAAAATAGCAGCTCCGACTCAGACATCAGTTCAAAAAATATGGTGATAGATTGTAATGATCATTCTGATAGTTATGTAAACCATAATGCAATCTCTGGGAGACAAGTCACCGCACCAATGGATACACGACCCCTTAAAAAGCGTACTAATCGGTATATACATAATATGGAGGATAGCAATGGGACATTAGGTGAACAGCAAATCTCACGAGACCAATCGAAATCTCATTCCAATGCAGGGAAATACATTTCTATTCAAATTGACGATTGTCTATCACAGTTAAGAAAACCCATTGGCACTTCGTAA
- the LOC134714629 gene encoding M-phase inducer phosphatase 1-like — translation MSVLCELPSRAMDYEEDDITDLISPPDFLQKDKNDSFYRKTKRSPFMSNLGSPSRLHPVKRFKQSLSFGDMICDQIIEPEIVVNDISGDNDMIGDGSRRYALRAMTGKNPDLKTISHDTMSSVINGSYDDVISRYRIIDCRYPYEYEGGHIKNAENIYTKNGIIEFLEDNCDVTKRQVLIFHCEFSSERGPKLCRFLRNIDRQRNSYPLLTFPEMYILEGGYKQFYQNHKELCEPVDYVPMLHKDHVDDIKRFRSKSKSWTAGEKKKIPFCLYS, via the exons ATGTCTGTTTTATGTGAATTACCCAGTCGAGCAATGGATTATGAAGAAGATGATATAACAGATTTAATCTCTCCACCTGACTTTCTTCAAAAG GACAAGAATGATAGTTtttacagaaaaacaaaacGATCTCCGTTTATGTCAAATCTTGGTAGTCCTTCACGACTTCATCCTGTCAAAAGATTTAAACAATCTTTGTCGTTCGGG gataTGATTTGTGATCAGATTATTGAACCGGAGATAGTTGTAAATGACATATCAGGCGACAATGATATGATAGGAGACGGGAGTCGACGGTATGCCCTTCGTGCAATGACAGGAAAAAACCCTGACCTAAAGACTATCTCGCATGATACT atgtcAAGCGTTATAAATGGTAGTTATGATGACGTTATATCCCGTTATCGTATCATTGACTGCAGGTACCCCTATGAATATGAAGGTGGGCATATCAAG AATgcagaaaatatttatacaaaaaatggaATAATAGAATTCCTAGAAGATAATTGTGACGTAACGAAAAGACAAGTGCTCATTTTTCATTGCGAGTTTTCATCAGAAAGAGGACCCAAGCT TTGCCGATTTCTCCGTAATATAGACCGTCAACGAAATAGCTACCCGCTCTTAACCTTTCCTGAAATGTACATTTTAGAGGGAGGCTACAAACAGTTCTACCAAAACCATAAG gAACTATGTGAACCAGTTGACTATGTCCCCATGCTACACAAAGACCATGTGGATGACATCAAACGATTTCGGTCTAAATCTAAATCGTGGACTGCTGgagagaaaaagaaaataccttTCTGTCTGTATTCCTGA
- the LOC134714632 gene encoding mitotic checkpoint protein BUB3-like, producing the protein MRTKLFTFVLGKRVIFSKPKMPEIAIEMGETPNEFQLKNPPNDGISSVKFGPNSSQFLLVSSWDSTVRLYDIVANNKRMEYFHSAPVLDCCFHDAVHSYSGGLDNTLKMFDFNTNSGTTVGTHEAPIKCVEYCPEVNVVITGSWDSTVKLWDPRTPCAAGSFSQPDKVYTLSVCGDRLVVGTAGRRILVWDLRNMGYVQQRRESSLKYQTRCIRCFPNKNGYVLSSIEGRVAVEYLDPSPEVQKKKYAFKCHRIKENGVEMIYPVNAIAFHAQHNTFASGGSDGYVNIWDGFNKKRLCQFHRYPTSIASLMFSHDGSVLAIASSYMHETDDAVDIPQDSIYIRNVSDQETKPKA; encoded by the exons ATGCCAGAGATAGCTATAGAGATGGGAGAAACACCAAATGAATTTCAGTTGAAAAACCCACCAAATGATGGCATATCAAGTGTAAAATTTGGTCCTAACTCTAGCCAGTTTCTTCTTGTTTCATCATGGGACTCTACAGTCAGATTGTACGATATTGTTGCCAACAACAAGAGAATGGAATATTTTCATTCTGCACCAGTTTTAGATTGTTGTTTCCAT GATGCAGTTCACTCATACAGTGGAGGACTTGACAACACActgaaaatgtttgattttaatacaaattcag GTACTACCGTGGGTACTCATGAAGCACCTATAAAATGTGTAGAGTATTGTCCTGAGGTCAATGTTGTAATAACAGGTAGTTGGGATTCAACGGTCAAATTATGGGATCCACGTACTCCATGTGCTGCTGGATCATTTAGTCAACCAGACAAG gtgtACACATTATCGGTGTGTGGTGACAGATTGGTCGTAGGAACAGCAGGAAGGAGGATTCTGGTCTGGGACCTAAGAAACATGGGATATGTACAACAGAGAAGAGAATCAAGTCTCAAATATCAAACAAGATGTATCAgatgttttccaaataaaaacGGCTATGTTTTAAGTTCTATTGAAG gTAGAGTAGCTGTAGAATACCTAGACCCAAGTCCTGAAGTTCAGAAGAAGAAATATGCATTTAAATGTCACAGAATCAAAGAGAATGGAGTAGaaatgatttatcctgtaaatGCTATAGCTTTCCACGCACAACACAATACTTTTGCTTCAGGAGGATCTGATGGTTATGTCAATATATGGGACGGATTTAATAAAAAACGACTTTGTCAGTTTCACAG aTATCCTACCAGTATTGCTTCCCTTATGTTCAGCCATGACGGATCAGTTCTTGCGATTGCCTCTTCGTACATGCATGAAACAGATGATGCTGTGGATATTCCTCAGGACTCTATATATATCAGGAATGTCAGTGATCAGGAAACCAAACCAAAAGCTTGA